A region of Paraburkholderia sp. BL23I1N1 DNA encodes the following proteins:
- a CDS encoding DUF1853 family protein, with translation MTDASGPVARLAVAPGPSAAMLDELLDTLRVPALRDLAWLLLSADLLRAQPPVGALARPFDSQQEANATVDWLRALDADPADLQRDLAATRITRLGRYAERLLEWFLQHGPAARLVAAGVPLRRSGVTLGECDFLVATQQGARLHWELAVKCYLHAGESHEQPATQSTARLADYVGPNLKDRFDLKLAHVLNHQLPLSAREEFASVGYAGPWTPQMFIKGWLFYRAGETPADPVELDPSHGRGWWVTRNDWPDFAAAHAQTWRELPRLEWLAPRRHERGAAGTPGESEGVRFAFVDAQTLATQTSHQHGPTMVAAFVDDSAGNRIERSRGFIVPNDWPELAQAYARQSREQQGGRKH, from the coding sequence GTGACGGACGCAAGCGGCCCGGTGGCGCGGCTCGCCGTTGCGCCCGGCCCATCCGCGGCGATGCTCGATGAGTTGCTCGACACATTGCGCGTACCGGCCTTGCGCGATCTCGCGTGGTTGCTGCTGAGCGCCGATTTGTTGCGCGCGCAACCACCCGTGGGCGCGCTCGCCCGTCCTTTCGACTCGCAGCAGGAAGCTAATGCCACCGTCGACTGGTTACGCGCGCTGGACGCCGATCCGGCCGACTTGCAGCGCGACCTCGCCGCGACGCGAATCACACGTCTTGGTCGCTACGCCGAACGGCTGCTCGAATGGTTCCTGCAACACGGGCCGGCGGCGCGGCTGGTCGCGGCCGGTGTGCCGTTGCGGCGCTCGGGCGTGACGCTCGGTGAATGCGATTTTCTCGTGGCGACGCAGCAGGGCGCGCGCCTGCATTGGGAGTTGGCGGTGAAGTGCTATCTGCATGCGGGCGAAAGCCATGAGCAGCCGGCCACGCAGTCGACGGCACGATTAGCCGATTACGTCGGCCCGAATCTGAAGGACCGCTTCGATCTGAAGCTCGCGCATGTGCTGAATCATCAACTGCCGTTGAGCGCGCGCGAAGAGTTTGCATCGGTTGGGTATGCGGGGCCGTGGACGCCGCAGATGTTTATCAAAGGCTGGCTGTTCTACCGAGCGGGTGAAACGCCTGCCGATCCTGTCGAACTCGATCCGTCGCATGGACGGGGCTGGTGGGTCACGCGCAACGATTGGCCGGATTTTGCCGCGGCGCATGCGCAGACGTGGCGCGAGTTGCCACGGTTGGAATGGCTTGCGCCGCGACGGCACGAGCGAGGTGCAGCGGGCACGCCGGGCGAGTCGGAAGGAGTGAGATTCGCTTTTGTCGATGCTCAAACGCTCGCTACGCAAACGTCACATCAGCACGGACCGACAATGGTCGCGGCGTTCGTCGATGACAGCGCAGGTAACCGCATTGAACGCTCGCGTGGCTTTATCGTGCCGAACGATTGGCCTGAGTTGGCGCAGGCCTACGCGCGGCAATCGCGCGAACAACAGGGCGGCCGCAAGCACTAG
- a CDS encoding DUF2866 domain-containing protein encodes MKQSYETVVERPMQVRGCRVSEPIRQPWGGACRIVEWIDTTGQISRRVVAEHVTPAEVRATISRHVEGRKHFLYDDEKTPRQVLPRQPVARR; translated from the coding sequence TTGAAACAGTCATATGAAACCGTGGTCGAGCGGCCGATGCAGGTGCGCGGCTGCCGTGTCTCCGAGCCCATTCGCCAGCCTTGGGGCGGTGCTTGCCGGATTGTCGAGTGGATCGACACGACGGGGCAGATTTCGCGCCGGGTGGTGGCCGAACACGTCACTCCCGCCGAAGTGCGCGCAACGATCAGCCGTCACGTGGAAGGCCGCAAACATTTCCTGTACGACGACGAAAAAACTCCGCGTCAGGTTTTGCCGCGGCAGCCGGTGGCGCGGCGCTGA
- a CDS encoding CaiB/BaiF CoA-transferase family protein — MQGLRVLDLTRLLPGPVAALRLAELGADVLKIEAPGAGDPTRTMMQSSGDRVAGRPGAFYRLVNRGKRETRLDLKSEPGRNVLRALAAEADVLIESFRPGVMERLGIGYETLRAVNPRLVYCAISGYGASGPFVDHPGHDLNYIGYAGVLDQLASRDGTPILPNFQIADLLGGALSAVTQILAALWHVSRGGAGRFVDVSMTHVTHAHNVVAQVALANEGAAPAAGAGLLNGGVPCYNLYRTLNNRWLAVGALELKFWETLCMALDRPEWATRHWSLGQAIGGPDAAALTQDFADLIGKRPLEEWVLLLESLDCCVSPVLTPTEAAQHPLFNLQPYAAMSEDQNGDEAGDEGGHTRHAPLKRD, encoded by the coding sequence CTGCAAGGCCTGCGTGTGCTGGACCTGACGCGCCTGCTGCCCGGTCCGGTGGCCGCCTTGCGGCTTGCAGAACTCGGCGCCGACGTGCTGAAGATTGAAGCGCCCGGCGCGGGCGACCCCACCCGCACGATGATGCAATCGTCGGGCGACCGCGTGGCAGGCCGCCCCGGCGCGTTTTACCGGCTGGTGAATCGCGGCAAGCGCGAAACGCGCCTCGACCTCAAATCGGAACCAGGACGCAACGTGCTACGCGCGCTCGCGGCCGAAGCGGATGTGCTGATCGAGAGCTTCCGTCCCGGCGTGATGGAGCGCCTCGGTATCGGCTACGAAACCCTGCGCGCGGTCAATCCGCGGCTGGTCTACTGCGCGATCAGCGGTTACGGTGCGAGCGGTCCGTTTGTCGACCATCCCGGTCACGATCTGAACTACATCGGCTATGCGGGCGTGCTCGATCAACTGGCGAGCCGCGACGGCACGCCGATTCTGCCGAATTTCCAGATTGCCGACCTGCTCGGCGGCGCGTTAAGCGCCGTGACGCAGATTCTTGCCGCGTTGTGGCATGTGTCGCGCGGCGGCGCCGGCCGCTTCGTCGATGTATCCATGACGCACGTCACGCATGCGCACAACGTCGTCGCGCAAGTGGCGCTCGCCAATGAGGGCGCCGCGCCGGCCGCCGGCGCCGGTCTGCTGAACGGCGGTGTGCCCTGCTACAACCTGTATCGGACACTCAACAACCGCTGGCTCGCGGTCGGCGCGCTCGAACTCAAATTCTGGGAAACGCTGTGCATGGCGCTGGACCGCCCCGAATGGGCGACGCGTCACTGGAGCCTGGGTCAGGCGATCGGCGGCCCGGACGCCGCCGCGCTGACGCAGGATTTCGCCGACCTGATCGGCAAGCGCCCGCTGGAGGAATGGGTGTTGCTGCTGGAATCGCTGGACTGCTGCGTCTCGCCGGTGCTGACCCCGACGGAAGCCGCGCAGCATCCGCTGTTCAACCTGCAACCGTACGCCGCGATGAGCGAAGACCAGAACGGCGACGAAGCTGGGGACGAAGGTGGCCACACCCGTCACGCGCCATTGAAGCGCGACTAG
- the lplT gene encoding lysophospholipid transporter LplT has translation MKKGFYTIMAAQFFSSLADNALLIAAIALLKDLHAPNWMTPLLKLFFVLSYVVLAAFVGAFADSRPKGHVMFVTNTIKVLGCITMLVGAHPLIAYGIVGFGAAAYSPAKYGILTELLPPDRLVAANGWIEGTTVGSIILGTVLGGALISPHIAAPILRHHIPTVNTPAEAAMLVIMAIYVIAALFNLRIPDTGARYPKQERGPIKLITDFADCFLVLWRDKLGQISLAVTTLFWGAGATLQFIVLKWAEVSLNMSLSEAAILQAVVAVGVAAGAIFAASRVPLKKSLSVLPVGIIMGIAVMLMAFYTRNLFPTHWGLYFGRMHVPGYLIVAYIFLMIVGGLSGFFVVPMNALLQHRGHVLLSAGHSIAVQNFNENLSVLVMLCLYAVLVWLDVPVSAVIVLFGTFVCLMMWLVMRRHLANQRAFDSVALIGEAKH, from the coding sequence ATGAAAAAAGGTTTTTACACCATCATGGCCGCGCAGTTTTTTTCGTCGCTGGCCGACAATGCGCTTCTGATCGCTGCTATCGCACTGCTGAAAGATCTTCACGCCCCGAACTGGATGACGCCGCTGCTCAAGTTGTTCTTTGTGCTGTCGTACGTCGTTCTGGCCGCCTTCGTGGGCGCCTTCGCCGACTCCCGGCCGAAGGGCCACGTGATGTTCGTCACCAACACCATCAAGGTTCTTGGCTGTATCACGATGCTGGTCGGCGCGCACCCGTTGATCGCCTATGGCATTGTGGGTTTCGGCGCGGCGGCCTACTCGCCCGCCAAGTACGGCATTCTTACCGAACTGCTGCCGCCTGACCGGCTGGTCGCGGCGAACGGCTGGATCGAAGGCACCACGGTCGGCTCGATCATTCTCGGCACCGTGCTAGGGGGCGCGCTCATTAGCCCGCATATTGCCGCGCCGATCCTCAGGCACCACATTCCCACGGTCAACACACCCGCTGAAGCGGCGATGCTGGTGATCATGGCCATTTACGTGATCGCCGCGCTCTTCAATCTGCGCATTCCCGACACCGGCGCGCGCTATCCGAAACAGGAACGCGGCCCGATCAAGCTGATCACCGATTTCGCCGACTGCTTTCTCGTGCTGTGGCGTGACAAGCTCGGCCAGATTTCGCTCGCGGTCACCACGCTTTTTTGGGGCGCCGGCGCGACGCTGCAATTCATCGTGCTGAAATGGGCCGAAGTGTCGCTGAACATGTCGCTTTCGGAAGCCGCGATTCTGCAAGCGGTGGTGGCAGTGGGCGTGGCGGCCGGCGCGATTTTCGCGGCTTCCCGCGTGCCGTTGAAGAAATCGCTGTCGGTGCTTCCGGTCGGTATCATTATGGGCATCGCCGTGATGCTGATGGCCTTCTACACACGGAATCTGTTCCCCACGCATTGGGGTCTGTATTTCGGCCGTATGCATGTGCCGGGCTATCTGATCGTCGCGTATATCTTCCTGATGATCGTCGGCGGCCTGTCGGGATTTTTCGTCGTGCCGATGAATGCGCTACTCCAGCATCGCGGCCACGTGCTGCTGTCGGCGGGTCATTCGATCGCCGTGCAGAACTTCAACGAAAATCTCTCGGTGCTCGTGATGCTGTGCCTGTACGCCGTGCTGGTTTGGCTCGACGTGCCGGTCTCGGCGGTGATCGTGCTATTCGGCACCTTCGTCTGCCTGATGATGTGGCTCGTAATGCGGCGCCACCTGGCTAACCAACGCGCGTTCGACTCGGTCGCGCTGATCGGCGAAGCCAAGCACTGA
- a CDS encoding uracil-DNA glycosylase codes for MAVHESVLEEFGLTPLWVRRGTSAAQETTVEAEAGQGAGALADQAARLDDPRAAAREASSVAHAPDSRQVASVTGTPRPAVRAGETRQADAARTQGERRPPPPAQEQAQGRMEAQSDARQPVQQPSPQSRASEPPAFDAPPDDDFAWFDDQPAHAPVEARREAPEPASIQTLDWDALSEQVAACQRCRLCEKRTNTVFGVGDRNADWMLIGEAPGENEDRLGEPFVGQAGKLLDNMLRSLTLARDSNVYIANLIKCRPPGNRNPEPDEVARCEPYLQRQVALLKPKLIVALGRFAAQSLLKTEASISSLRGRVHEYEGVPVIVTYHPAYLLRSLPDKAKAWADLCLARDTWLAAGGVPSSAAK; via the coding sequence ATGGCCGTGCATGAATCGGTACTGGAAGAGTTTGGGCTGACGCCGCTGTGGGTGCGTCGCGGCACGTCGGCGGCGCAGGAAACCACGGTTGAAGCTGAGGCCGGGCAGGGCGCTGGCGCGTTAGCGGATCAGGCGGCGCGGCTCGACGATCCGCGTGCGGCGGCGCGTGAAGCGTCGTCGGTTGCGCATGCGCCGGATAGTCGGCAGGTAGCGTCCGTGACCGGCACGCCGCGGCCCGCGGTGCGTGCGGGCGAAACGCGGCAAGCGGATGCCGCGCGAACGCAGGGCGAGCGTCGTCCACCGCCACCCGCGCAGGAACAGGCGCAAGGGCGGATGGAAGCACAGTCCGATGCCCGGCAGCCGGTACAACAACCGTCGCCGCAATCGCGAGCATCCGAGCCACCCGCGTTCGACGCTCCGCCCGACGATGATTTCGCATGGTTCGACGATCAACCTGCTCACGCTCCCGTAGAAGCGCGCCGCGAGGCGCCTGAGCCCGCCTCGATTCAGACGCTCGACTGGGACGCGTTGAGCGAGCAGGTCGCCGCTTGCCAACGCTGTCGTCTGTGCGAGAAACGCACGAATACGGTATTCGGTGTCGGCGATCGCAATGCCGACTGGATGCTGATCGGCGAGGCACCTGGTGAGAACGAAGATCGTCTGGGCGAGCCGTTCGTCGGCCAGGCCGGCAAGCTGCTCGACAATATGCTGCGTTCGCTGACGCTCGCGCGCGACAGCAACGTCTATATCGCCAACTTGATCAAGTGCCGCCCGCCCGGCAACCGCAATCCCGAACCGGACGAAGTCGCGCGTTGCGAGCCTTATCTGCAACGGCAGGTGGCACTGCTCAAGCCGAAGCTGATCGTCGCGCTGGGCCGCTTCGCCGCGCAAAGTCTGCTTAAGACCGAGGCGAGCATTTCGTCGCTGCGCGGCCGTGTGCACGAATATGAAGGCGTGCCGGTGATCGTCACCTATCACCCGGCGTATCTGCTGCGCAGCCTGCCCGACAAGGCGAAGGCCTGGGCGGACCTGTGCCTCGCGCGCGACACGTGGCTCGCGGCGGGCGGTGTGCCGTCCAGCGCGGCAAAGTGA
- the radA gene encoding DNA repair protein RadA — MAKQKTLYICSECGGQSPKWAGQCPSCNAWNTLVESVAETPSTHRFQSLAKSAPVRRLADIDASDVPRFSTGVSEFDRVLGGGLVPGGVVLIGGDPGIGKSTLLLQSLAEIAADKRALYISGEESAAQIALRAQRLSLLEPGSKASELQLLAEIQLEKIQATIAEQRPDVAVIDSIQTVYSDALTSAPGSVAQVRECAAQLTRIAKQSGTTIIMVGHVTKEGALAGPRVLEHIVDTVLYFEGDTHSSYRLVRAIKNRFGAVNELGVFAMTERGLRGVANPSALFLSQHEQSVPGSCVLVTQEGTRPLLVEVQALVDSANAPNPRRLAVGLEQNRLAMLLAVLHRHAGIACFDQDVFLNAVGGVKITEPAADLAVLFAIHSSMRNKPLPKGLVVFGEVGLAGEIRPSPRGQDRLKEAAKLGFSVAVIPKANAPKQPIEGLQVVAVERIEQAIDRVRTLE; from the coding sequence GTGGCTAAACAGAAGACGTTGTACATCTGCAGTGAATGCGGCGGCCAATCGCCGAAGTGGGCCGGGCAGTGCCCGTCATGCAATGCGTGGAACACGCTGGTGGAATCGGTCGCGGAGACGCCCTCCACGCATCGCTTCCAGTCGCTCGCAAAGAGTGCGCCGGTGCGGCGTCTCGCCGATATCGACGCCTCCGACGTGCCACGCTTTTCGACCGGCGTCAGCGAATTCGACCGCGTGCTGGGCGGCGGCCTCGTGCCAGGCGGCGTGGTGCTGATTGGCGGCGATCCGGGCATCGGCAAATCGACGTTGCTGCTGCAGTCGCTCGCGGAAATCGCCGCGGACAAACGCGCGCTTTATATCAGCGGCGAAGAATCGGCCGCGCAGATTGCGTTGCGTGCGCAACGACTTTCGTTGCTGGAACCAGGCTCGAAGGCGAGCGAGCTGCAACTGCTGGCAGAAATCCAGCTCGAGAAAATCCAGGCGACGATCGCCGAGCAGCGGCCGGACGTCGCGGTGATCGACTCGATTCAAACCGTTTATTCCGACGCGCTGACCTCCGCACCCGGTTCGGTCGCGCAGGTGCGCGAGTGCGCGGCGCAATTGACGCGCATCGCCAAACAGTCGGGCACCACCATCATCATGGTCGGCCACGTCACCAAGGAAGGTGCGCTCGCCGGGCCGCGCGTGCTCGAACACATCGTCGATACGGTGCTGTACTTCGAGGGCGACACGCATTCCTCGTACCGGTTGGTGCGCGCGATCAAGAACCGCTTCGGCGCGGTCAACGAACTGGGCGTGTTCGCGATGACCGAACGCGGTCTGCGCGGGGTCGCCAATCCGTCGGCGTTGTTTCTGTCGCAGCACGAGCAGTCCGTGCCGGGGTCGTGCGTGCTGGTGACGCAGGAGGGCACGCGGCCGCTGCTGGTCGAAGTGCAGGCGCTGGTCGACTCGGCCAACGCGCCGAATCCACGGCGCCTTGCCGTGGGGCTGGAACAGAACCGTCTGGCGATGCTGCTGGCGGTGTTGCATCGGCACGCGGGCATCGCCTGTTTCGACCAGGATGTGTTCCTGAATGCGGTCGGCGGCGTGAAGATCACCGAGCCCGCGGCCGACCTGGCCGTGCTGTTCGCGATTCACTCATCGATGCGCAACAAGCCGCTGCCCAAGGGGCTGGTCGTATTCGGCGAAGTGGGCCTCGCCGGCGAAATCCGGCCATCGCCGCGCGGTCAGGATCGCCTTAAGGAAGCGGCCAAACTGGGCTTTTCGGTCGCGGTCATTCCGAAGGCCAATGCACCCAAACAGCCGATTGAAGGCTTACAGGTTGTTGCAGTTGAAAGGATCGAGCAAGCCATCGATCGGGTCCGCACGCTCGAATAG
- a CDS encoding acyl-CoA-binding protein — MTDINAQFVQAQEDARQLPERPGNLTLLRLYSLFKQATDGDVHGDKPGFTDIVGKYKYDAWAALKGTAQDAAKQQYIDLVESLKSGASA, encoded by the coding sequence ATGACAGACATCAACGCGCAATTCGTTCAGGCCCAGGAAGATGCCAGGCAACTGCCCGAGCGTCCGGGTAACCTCACCCTCCTGCGCCTCTATTCCCTCTTCAAGCAAGCCACCGACGGCGACGTCCACGGCGACAAACCCGGCTTCACCGATATCGTCGGCAAATACAAGTACGATGCGTGGGCCGCGCTCAAAGGCACCGCTCAGGACGCCGCGAAGCAGCAATACATCGATCTCGTCGAATCCCTGAAAAGCGGCGCGTCGGCCTGA
- the rimI gene encoding ribosomal protein S18-alanine N-acetyltransferase yields the protein MSGVLLADRYMSQMTEADLDEVAAIEKVAYEFPWSRGNFGDSLRNGYFGICLRHVTGTLIGYCVLMPVVDEMHLLNLCVTPAAQGAGAGLALLREAVRITRAEKLEGLLLEVRPSNHRAIRLYERFGFASIGRRKNYYPARHRSREDAIVMRFSFATEGADGRA from the coding sequence ATGAGCGGCGTGTTGCTGGCGGACCGCTACATGTCGCAGATGACCGAAGCCGATCTGGACGAGGTCGCGGCCATTGAAAAGGTCGCCTACGAATTCCCCTGGAGCCGCGGCAATTTCGGCGATTCGCTGCGCAACGGCTATTTCGGCATCTGCCTGCGTCACGTCACGGGCACGCTGATCGGTTACTGCGTGCTGATGCCGGTGGTCGATGAAATGCATCTGCTCAATTTGTGCGTGACACCTGCCGCGCAAGGCGCCGGTGCCGGGCTCGCGCTGTTGCGCGAAGCGGTGCGCATTACGCGCGCCGAAAAACTCGAAGGCCTTCTGCTCGAAGTGCGGCCGTCGAATCATCGGGCTATCCGGCTTTACGAACGCTTCGGCTTTGCGTCGATTGGCCGGCGCAAAAACTATTATCCGGCGCGACATCGCAGCCGGGAGGACGCCATTGTGATGCGTTTCTCGTTTGCCACGGAGGGCGCAGATGGCCGTGCATGA
- the thiD gene encoding bifunctional hydroxymethylpyrimidine kinase/phosphomethylpyrimidine kinase yields MTQPIPNVLTIAGSDSGGGAGIQADLKAFSALGAYGASVITALTAQNTRGVTAIHAPEPAFITAQLDAVFDDIRIDAVKIGMLANAQIARAVADALRRHKPKHIVLDTVMISKSNHALLLPDAVAAVRDELLPLADLLTPNLPEAAALLGVEAATDEAGMVEQGEALRALGARAVLMKGGHLSAVDSPDWLVQDSGTLRLGGPRVPVKNTHGTGCTLSSAIAALIPQRADLASAVADAKLYLTGALQASDRLDVGSGVGPVHHFYRWW; encoded by the coding sequence ATGACTCAACCCATTCCCAATGTGCTGACGATCGCCGGTTCCGATTCCGGCGGCGGCGCCGGCATTCAAGCCGATCTGAAGGCTTTCTCGGCGCTCGGCGCCTACGGCGCGAGCGTGATCACCGCGCTCACCGCACAGAACACGCGCGGCGTCACGGCGATTCACGCGCCGGAACCCGCCTTTATCACCGCGCAACTCGACGCGGTGTTCGACGACATCCGTATCGACGCCGTGAAGATCGGCATGCTGGCGAATGCGCAAATCGCGCGCGCGGTTGCCGATGCGCTGCGGCGGCACAAACCGAAACATATCGTGCTCGACACGGTGATGATTTCGAAGAGCAATCACGCGCTGCTGCTCCCGGATGCAGTTGCCGCCGTGCGCGACGAGTTGCTGCCGCTCGCCGATCTGCTCACACCCAATCTGCCGGAAGCCGCGGCCTTGCTAGGCGTAGAAGCCGCCACCGACGAAGCCGGCATGGTCGAACAAGGCGAAGCGCTGCGTGCGCTTGGCGCGCGGGCGGTGCTGATGAAGGGGGGGCATTTGAGCGCAGTGGACAGTCCCGACTGGCTCGTCCAGGATAGCGGCACGCTGCGCCTGGGCGGCCCGCGCGTGCCGGTGAAGAATACGCACGGGACGGGCTGCACGCTATCGTCGGCGATTGCGGCGCTGATTCCGCAGCGCGCCGATCTGGCGAGCGCGGTCGCGGACGCCAAACTGTATCTGACCGGCGCGTTGCAGGCGAGCGATCGGCTCGACGTCGGCAGCGGCGTCGGACCGGTGCATCATTTTTACCGGTGGTGGTGA
- the tsaB gene encoding tRNA (adenosine(37)-N6)-threonylcarbamoyltransferase complex dimerization subunit type 1 TsaB, translated as MTQTVLLALDTSTEFCSVALLSDVGGAAQAADPGRAEPRIWVRHEQTGAVSSTRLLPAIRELFDEAGLTLADCHAIAFGSGPGSFTGLRTATGVAQGLAFGLNLPVVPVSTLLACAESARLRDPSATRVLAALDARMDEIYWADYAWDPALGEWRTLQPASLDAPERLVLPDVPFTLAGNAAAAFGVRLPAVAAARTVDSEALPHAVPLAHAALRAFRAGRTVPADRAAPEYIRDKVAQTTAERTAEKAAKAEQAARLAHEAHQGEGRQ; from the coding sequence ATGACTCAAACTGTGCTTCTTGCCCTCGATACTTCGACCGAGTTCTGCTCGGTAGCGCTTTTGTCCGACGTTGGCGGTGCCGCCCAGGCAGCGGACCCGGGCCGCGCCGAACCCCGGATCTGGGTGCGCCACGAGCAAACCGGCGCAGTCTCAAGCACGCGCCTGCTGCCCGCCATTCGCGAACTTTTCGACGAAGCGGGTCTGACGTTGGCGGACTGCCATGCGATCGCATTCGGCTCCGGCCCCGGCTCATTCACTGGTCTTCGCACGGCGACGGGCGTCGCTCAAGGCCTCGCGTTCGGCCTGAACCTGCCGGTCGTGCCGGTCAGCACACTGCTGGCCTGCGCGGAAAGCGCTCGGCTGCGCGATCCGTCGGCGACTCGCGTGCTCGCCGCGCTCGATGCCCGGATGGACGAGATCTATTGGGCCGACTACGCATGGGACCCGGCCCTTGGCGAATGGCGCACACTCCAGCCGGCTTCGCTCGACGCGCCGGAACGGCTCGTTTTGCCTGACGTCCCCTTCACGCTGGCCGGTAATGCCGCTGCCGCTTTCGGCGTGCGGCTACCCGCCGTCGCGGCTGCGCGAACCGTTGATAGCGAAGCGCTGCCGCATGCGGTGCCGCTCGCGCACGCGGCGTTGCGCGCGTTTCGCGCCGGCCGCACTGTGCCGGCCGACCGGGCCGCGCCGGAATACATTCGCGACAAGGTCGCCCAGACGACGGCGGAGCGCACCGCCGAAAAAGCGGCCAAGGCCGAGCAGGCCGCCAGGCTGGCGCATGAAGCGCATCAAGGCGAGGGCCGGCAATGA
- the alr gene encoding alanine racemase yields MPRPLSATIHTAALANNLAVARRYAPKSKIWAVVKANAYGHGLARAFPGLRATDGFGLLDLEEAVKLRELGWAGPILLLEGFFRPTDIDVIDRYSLTTALHSDEQLRMLEMARLSKPVNIQLKMNTGMNRLGYTVEKFRSAWERARACQGVGQITLMTHFSDADGERGIAHQMEAFERGAQGIAGARSLSNSAATLWHPAAHFDWVRPGIMLYGASPSGVTAAIAGTGLQPAMTLASELIAVQTIAEGNTVGYGSVFKARASMRIGVVACGYADGYPRVAPEGTPVIVDGVRTRIVGRVSMDMLTVDLTPIPTANVGSRVELWGTSLPIDDVAQACGTIGYELMCAVAPRVPVRAE; encoded by the coding sequence ATGCCGCGCCCGCTCTCAGCCACGATTCATACTGCCGCACTCGCCAATAATCTCGCCGTCGCCCGGCGTTACGCACCAAAATCCAAGATCTGGGCCGTCGTCAAGGCGAACGCATACGGGCACGGCCTCGCGCGCGCTTTTCCCGGCTTGCGCGCAACCGACGGCTTTGGTCTGCTGGACCTTGAAGAAGCCGTGAAGTTGCGTGAATTGGGCTGGGCCGGGCCGATTCTGTTGCTCGAAGGCTTCTTTCGTCCAACCGATATCGACGTGATCGACCGCTACAGCCTGACCACGGCGCTGCACTCGGACGAACAGCTGCGCATGCTTGAAATGGCGCGTCTGTCCAAGCCCGTCAATATCCAGCTGAAGATGAACACCGGCATGAACCGCCTCGGGTACACGGTGGAAAAATTCCGCTCCGCGTGGGAGCGTGCGCGGGCTTGCCAGGGCGTCGGCCAGATCACGTTGATGACCCATTTCTCGGATGCCGACGGCGAACGCGGCATCGCCCATCAGATGGAAGCATTCGAGCGCGGCGCGCAAGGGATTGCCGGCGCGCGCAGCCTGTCGAATTCCGCGGCGACGCTGTGGCATCCCGCCGCGCACTTCGACTGGGTGCGCCCAGGCATCATGCTGTACGGGGCGTCGCCCTCGGGTGTGACGGCCGCGATCGCAGGCACCGGCCTGCAACCGGCCATGACGCTCGCCTCCGAACTGATCGCCGTGCAGACGATCGCCGAAGGCAATACGGTCGGCTATGGTTCGGTGTTCAAGGCGCGCGCATCGATGCGCATCGGTGTGGTGGCCTGCGGTTACGCGGACGGTTATCCGCGAGTCGCGCCGGAAGGCACGCCGGTGATCGTCGACGGCGTGCGGACGCGGATCGTCGGGCGGGTGTCGATGGACATGCTGACCGTCGACCTGACGCCGATCCCGACGGCCAACGTCGGTTCGCGTGTCGAGCTGTGGGGCACGTCGCTGCCGATCGACGACGTCGCACAGGCGTGCGGCACGATCGGCTACGAGCTGATGTGCGCGGTGGCGCCGCGCGTGCCGGTGCGCGCGGAGTAG